A genomic region of Fusobacterium varium contains the following coding sequences:
- a CDS encoding FAD:protein FMN transferase yields the protein MLKKLFILFFSLIFLLSCGKEVKKIESEKFLFGTYIRITVYDSDEKLARQSIEKAFNEIARIDSKFNSKVLESVIGKLNSSEDKSVKLDEEGKYLFNEVNKMYELSNRKYDITIEPLLKVWGFGEVGKLSVPTFEEIKKAQETIDFSKVKIEGDNLIIESPVKSIDTGSFLKGYAVQKAKEKLKEAGIKSAFITSISSIDVIGTKPEKKPWRIGVQNPQSPDQILGVVELNDESMGVSGDYQTYVEIDGERYHHILDKTTGCPIVDKKMVLVICDNAFIADMYSTAFFTMPIEKIISYAEKDQKMKVLVVDKDMRIFKSKNLEFFEK from the coding sequence ATGTTAAAAAAACTTTTTATTCTTTTTTTCTCTCTCATATTTTTATTAAGTTGTGGTAAAGAAGTAAAAAAAATTGAAAGTGAAAAATTTCTTTTTGGAACATATATAAGAATAACTGTTTATGATAGTGATGAAAAATTAGCTAGACAATCTATAGAAAAAGCTTTTAATGAGATTGCTAGAATAGATAGTAAGTTTAATAGTAAAGTTCTAGAAAGTGTTATAGGTAAATTAAACTCATCAGAAGATAAAAGTGTAAAATTAGATGAAGAGGGAAAATACCTATTTAATGAAGTAAATAAGATGTATGAACTTTCAAATAGAAAGTATGATATAACAATAGAGCCTCTTTTAAAAGTATGGGGATTTGGAGAGGTAGGAAAATTATCTGTCCCTACATTTGAAGAGATAAAAAAAGCTCAAGAAACAATAGATTTTTCAAAGGTTAAGATTGAAGGAGATAATTTAATAATAGAATCTCCAGTAAAAAGTATAGATACAGGATCATTTTTAAAGGGATATGCTGTACAAAAAGCTAAAGAAAAATTGAAAGAAGCTGGAATAAAAAGTGCCTTTATTACAAGTATCTCAAGTATTGATGTAATAGGAACAAAGCCAGAAAAGAAACCTTGGAGAATAGGGGTACAAAATCCTCAATCTCCAGATCAGATATTAGGTGTAGTTGAGCTTAATGATGAGAGTATGGGAGTATCTGGAGATTATCAAACCTATGTTGAAATAGATGGAGAAAGATACCATCATATTTTAGATAAGACAACAGGGTGTCCTATAGTTGATAAAAAAATGGTTCTTGTAATTTGTGACAATGCTTTTATAGCTGATATGTACTCAACAGCATTCTTTACTATGCCTATAGAAAAGATTATTTCTTATGCTGAAAAAGATCAAAAAATGAAAGTTTTAGTAGTAGATAAAGACATGAGAATTTTTAAGTCAAAAAATCTTGAATTTTTTGAAAAATAA
- the rpoC gene encoding DNA-directed RNA polymerase subunit beta': MGIRSFEKIRIRLASPEKIEEWSYGEVTKPETINYRTLNPERDGLFCEKIFGPTKDWECACGKYKRMRYKGLICEKCEVEVTRSKVRRERMGHISLAAPVSHIWYSKGTPNKMSLIIGLSPKELESVLYFARYIVTESGESNLKEGKILTEKEYKLYKQLYGNKFEALMGAEAILKLLEKTDLETLRDELEKDLEDVTSSQKRKKVVKRLKIVRDFLASNNKPEWMILKNVPVIPADLRPMVQLDGGRFATSDLNDLYRRVINRNNRLKKLLEIKAPEIVVKNEKRMLQEAVDALIDNGRRGKPVVAQNNRELKSLSDMLKGKQGRFRQNLLGKRVDYSARSVIVVGPSLKMNQCGIPKKMALELYKPFIMRELVKRELASNIKTAKKLVEDADDKVWDVIEDVIQDHPVLLNRAPTLHRLSIQAFEPVLIEGKAIRLHPLVCSAFNADFDGDQMAVHLMLSPEAIMEAKLLMLAPNNIISPSNGEPIAVPSQDMVMGCFYMTKDRPGSKGEGKAFSNIEQALTAYQNGVLDTHAMIKVRINGEMVETTPGRLMFNEILPEVDKQYHVTFGKSQLKKLIAKLYDEHGFTETAELINKIKDFGYHYGAMAGVSVGIEDLEIPAAKKEILADADRRVAEIDNDYKEGKIINEERYRKTIAVWSEATEAVTKAMMDGLDQFNPVYMMANSGARGNISQMRQLAAMRGNMADTQGRIIEVPIKANFREGLTVLEFFMSSHGARKGLADTALRTADSGYLTRRLVDISHEVIVKAEDCGTTQGIEVGELVSDGKVIEKLDERIRGRVLAEDLVFEGEVIATRNTMIGKELIDKINELGIRKVKIRSPLTCSLEKGVCQKCYGMDLSNHREILLGEAVGVIAAQSIGEPGTQLTMRTFHTGGVATAATVVSGVRAENSGKVVYRDVKTLENEKTGEQIVVSQSAKLIIGNYDYEIPSGSILKVKEGDNVEIGDTLVTFDPFHIPIIADQDGRIEYRELYVKENYDEKYDVTEYMAIKPVESGDINPRVVVFDNEGNAKGSYVIPFGAYLMVREGEEVKKGQTIAKIIKEGAGTKDITGGLPRVQELFEARNPKGKAMLTEIEGKVEVTGKKKKGMRVILVKSTSDSKDFKEYLVPVGERLVVTDGMLVKAGDKITEGAISPFDILNIKGLVAAEQFILESVQQVYRDQGVGVNDKHIEIIVKQMFKKVRIIDSGASLFLEDEVVEKRVVDLENARLKELGKPLIQYEPIIQGITKAAVNTGSFISAASFQETTKVLSNAAIEGKIDFLEGLKENVIIGKKIPAGTGFSAYKKIRVKKLSEEE; the protein is encoded by the coding sequence ATGGGAATAAGAAGTTTTGAAAAAATAAGAATTAGATTAGCATCCCCTGAAAAGATAGAAGAATGGTCATATGGGGAAGTTACAAAACCTGAAACTATAAACTATAGAACTTTAAATCCAGAAAGAGATGGTCTATTCTGCGAAAAAATATTCGGACCAACTAAAGACTGGGAATGTGCTTGTGGAAAGTACAAAAGAATGAGATATAAAGGTCTTATCTGTGAAAAGTGTGAGGTAGAAGTAACAAGATCTAAAGTAAGAAGAGAAAGAATGGGGCATATCTCACTTGCTGCACCAGTTTCTCATATTTGGTATTCTAAAGGAACTCCAAATAAAATGTCATTAATAATTGGACTATCTCCAAAAGAATTAGAATCTGTATTATATTTTGCTAGATATATAGTAACAGAATCTGGAGAAAGTAACTTAAAAGAAGGAAAAATTCTTACAGAAAAAGAATATAAATTATATAAACAACTATATGGAAATAAGTTTGAAGCTTTAATGGGAGCTGAAGCTATCCTTAAATTATTAGAAAAAACAGATCTTGAAACTCTTAGAGATGAACTTGAAAAAGATCTTGAAGATGTAACTTCATCTCAAAAGAGAAAGAAAGTTGTAAAAAGACTTAAAATAGTTAGAGACTTCTTAGCATCTAACAACAAACCTGAATGGATGATACTAAAAAATGTTCCAGTAATTCCAGCAGATTTAAGACCTATGGTACAACTTGATGGAGGAAGATTTGCTACTTCTGACTTAAACGATCTATATAGAAGAGTTATCAACAGAAATAACAGACTTAAAAAACTTTTAGAAATAAAAGCACCAGAAATCGTTGTAAAAAATGAAAAAAGAATGCTTCAAGAAGCAGTAGATGCTTTAATTGACAATGGAAGAAGAGGAAAACCAGTTGTTGCTCAAAACAACAGAGAGTTAAAATCTCTATCTGATATGTTAAAAGGAAAACAAGGAAGATTTAGACAAAACCTACTTGGAAAAAGGGTTGACTACTCAGCGAGATCGGTTATCGTTGTAGGACCATCTCTAAAAATGAACCAATGTGGAATCCCTAAGAAAATGGCTCTTGAATTATACAAACCATTTATTATGAGAGAACTTGTAAAAAGAGAACTTGCATCAAACATCAAAACAGCTAAAAAATTAGTTGAAGATGCAGATGATAAAGTATGGGATGTAATTGAAGATGTTATTCAAGATCACCCAGTTCTATTAAACAGAGCTCCGACTCTTCACAGACTATCTATTCAAGCATTTGAACCAGTACTAATTGAAGGAAAAGCAATTAGACTTCACCCATTAGTATGTTCTGCATTCAATGCTGACTTCGACGGAGACCAAATGGCAGTACACTTAATGCTATCTCCAGAAGCTATAATGGAAGCTAAATTATTAATGTTAGCACCAAATAATATCATATCTCCATCAAATGGAGAACCAATTGCAGTTCCATCTCAAGACATGGTTATGGGATGTTTCTATATGACTAAAGACAGACCAGGATCTAAAGGAGAAGGAAAAGCATTCTCAAATATAGAACAAGCACTTACTGCATATCAAAATGGAGTACTAGATACTCATGCAATGATTAAAGTAAGAATAAATGGAGAAATGGTAGAAACTACTCCAGGAAGATTAATGTTCAATGAAATCCTACCTGAAGTTGACAAACAATACCATGTAACATTTGGTAAATCACAATTAAAGAAACTTATCGCTAAATTATATGATGAGCATGGATTTACTGAAACAGCTGAATTAATCAATAAGATTAAAGATTTCGGATATCACTATGGAGCAATGGCAGGGGTATCAGTAGGTATAGAAGACCTTGAAATTCCTGCAGCTAAGAAAGAAATACTTGCTGATGCTGATAGAAGAGTTGCTGAAATAGATAATGATTATAAAGAAGGAAAAATCATTAACGAAGAAAGATACAGAAAAACAATCGCAGTTTGGTCAGAAGCTACTGAAGCTGTTACAAAAGCAATGATGGATGGACTAGACCAATTCAACCCAGTTTACATGATGGCGAACTCAGGAGCCAGAGGTAACATATCTCAGATGAGACAACTTGCTGCCATGAGAGGAAACATGGCGGATACACAAGGAAGAATCATTGAGGTACCTATTAAAGCTAACTTCCGTGAAGGACTAACAGTATTAGAATTCTTCATGTCATCACATGGAGCTAGAAAAGGACTAGCAGATACTGCCCTAAGAACTGCCGATTCAGGATACTTAACAAGAAGACTTGTTGATATTTCTCATGAAGTTATTGTTAAAGCTGAAGATTGTGGAACAACTCAAGGAATTGAAGTTGGAGAACTAGTTTCAGATGGTAAAGTAATTGAGAAATTAGATGAAAGAATTAGAGGAAGAGTTCTTGCTGAAGATCTAGTATTTGAAGGAGAAGTAATCGCTACTAGAAATACTATGATTGGTAAAGAATTAATTGATAAAATCAATGAACTTGGAATAAGAAAAGTTAAAATCAGATCTCCATTAACTTGTTCTCTAGAAAAAGGAGTATGTCAAAAATGTTATGGTATGGACCTTTCTAACCATAGAGAAATACTTCTTGGAGAAGCAGTTGGAGTTATCGCTGCTCAATCAATCGGAGAACCAGGTACACAGCTTACAATGAGAACGTTCCATACAGGAGGAGTTGCAACAGCAGCAACAGTTGTAAGTGGAGTTAGAGCTGAAAACTCTGGTAAAGTAGTTTATAGAGATGTTAAAACTCTAGAAAATGAAAAAACTGGAGAACAAATCGTAGTTAGCCAATCAGCTAAATTAATCATTGGAAATTATGACTATGAAATTCCATCAGGATCTATATTAAAAGTTAAAGAGGGAGATAATGTTGAAATTGGAGATACTCTAGTAACATTTGATCCATTCCACATCCCTATTATTGCTGACCAAGATGGTAGAATTGAATATAGAGAACTTTATGTTAAAGAAAACTATGATGAAAAGTATGACGTTACTGAATACATGGCAATTAAACCAGTAGAATCAGGAGATATCAACCCAAGAGTAGTTGTATTTGACAATGAAGGAAATGCAAAAGGAAGCTATGTTATCCCATTTGGAGCTTACTTAATGGTAAGAGAGGGAGAAGAAGTTAAAAAAGGTCAAACAATAGCTAAGATCATCAAAGAAGGAGCCGGAACAAAAGATATCACTGGAGGTCTTCCAAGAGTTCAAGAGCTATTTGAAGCAAGAAATCCTAAAGGTAAAGCAATGCTTACTGAAATAGAAGGAAAAGTAGAAGTTACTGGTAAGAAGAAAAAAGGTATGAGAGTTATTTTAGTTAAATCTACAAGTGACTCAAAAGACTTTAAAGAATACTTAGTACCAGTTGGAGAACGTTTAGTTGTAACAGATGGTATGCTTGTTAAAGCTGGAGATAAGATTACAGAAGGAGCAATCTCTCCATTTGACATCTTAAATATCAAAGGACTTGTAGCTGCAGAACAATTTATCCTTGAGTCAGTACAACAAGTGTATAGAGACCAAGGAGTTGGAGTTAACGACAAGCACATTGAGATCATCGTTAAACAAATGTTTAAGAAAGTAAGAATAATCGATTCAGGAGCATCTCTATTCTTAGAAGATGAAGTAGTTGAAAAGAGAGTAGTAGACCTAGAAAATGCAAGATTAAAAGAATTAGGAAAACCATTAATTCAATATGAGCCAATTATTCAAGGTATTACTAAAGCTGCTGTAAATACAGGAAGCTTTATCTCTGCTGCATCATTCCAAGAAACTACAAAAGTACTTTCAAATGCTGCTATTGAAGGAAAAATTGACTTCTTAGAAGGATTGAAAGAAAACGTAATCATCGGTAAGAAGATACCTGCTGGAACTGGATTCAGTGCATATAAGAAGATAAGAGTTAAAAAATTATCAGAAGAAGAATAA
- a CDS encoding YicC family protein, translated as MRSMTGYSKLNFEDEKFAINLELKSVNNKNLNLKIKLPYNLNFLENAIRTEVASKISRGSLDLKIEFEDKRELGEIFDYDRSLSSAYMKILKEMENDFDEKFTNKMDILVRNLNVIKKNDFEIDENEYSKFILEKIQELLVGFIKTKEDEGNRLRLYFMERIEVLESKIEEIKKFKDIVVSNYKAKLLERLEKIKEEVEFKEEDILKEILLFTDKSDISEEISRLDSHLTQLKLEMNSSEIAIGKKIDFILQEIFRELNTTGVKCNLYDISKLVVESKNELEKIREQAMNIE; from the coding sequence ATGAGAAGTATGACAGGTTATTCTAAACTTAATTTTGAAGATGAAAAGTTTGCTATTAATTTAGAGCTAAAAAGTGTTAATAATAAAAATTTAAATTTAAAAATAAAACTTCCATACAATTTAAATTTTTTGGAAAATGCTATAAGAACAGAAGTAGCCTCAAAAATAAGTAGAGGATCATTAGATCTAAAAATAGAATTTGAAGATAAGAGAGAACTTGGAGAGATCTTCGATTATGATAGAAGTCTAAGTTCAGCTTATATGAAGATTCTAAAAGAGATGGAAAATGACTTTGATGAAAAATTTACAAATAAAATGGACATTTTAGTTAGAAATTTAAATGTAATAAAGAAAAATGATTTTGAAATAGATGAAAATGAGTATTCAAAATTTATTTTAGAGAAGATACAAGAACTTTTAGTTGGATTTATAAAGACTAAAGAGGATGAGGGAAATAGACTAAGACTTTATTTTATGGAGAGAATAGAGGTTCTTGAAAGTAAGATAGAGGAAATTAAAAAGTTTAAAGATATAGTAGTAAGTAATTACAAAGCAAAATTATTAGAGAGACTTGAAAAGATAAAAGAAGAAGTAGAATTTAAAGAGGAAGATATTTTAAAAGAGATTCTATTATTTACAGATAAATCAGATATCTCAGAAGAAATTTCAAGATTGGATAGTCATTTAACACAATTAAAATTAGAAATGAATAGTTCTGAAATTGCTATTGGGAAAAAGATTGATTTTATTCTTCAAGAGATTTTTAGAGAGCTAAATACAACAGGGGTAAAATGCAACTTATATGATATTTCTAAATTAGTTGTAGAGAGTAAAAATGAATTGGAAAAGATAAGAGAACAAGCTATGAATATTGAATAG
- a CDS encoding DUF370 domain-containing protein yields the protein MKPVNIGFNNMVMDERIVAIINPDSAPSRRLREEAKLENRLIDATLGKKTKTLIITDSNHVIMSAINPETISLRIGKGE from the coding sequence ATGAAGCCAGTGAATATAGGGTTTAACAATATGGTAATGGATGAGAGAATAGTAGCTATTATAAATCCTGATTCAGCACCAAGTAGAAGATTGAGAGAGGAAGCAAAACTTGAAAATCGTTTGATAGATGCCACTCTTGGAAAGAAAACAAAAACCTTAATAATAACTGACTCAAATCATGTGATAATGTCAGCTATAAATCCAGAAACCATATCATTGAGAATAGGAAAAGGAGAGTAA
- the gmk gene encoding guanylate kinase — protein MSKGNLYVVSGPSGAGKSTICRLVRKMLGINLATSATTREPRTGEVDGRDYYFLTKEEFLRKEKNGDFLEYATVHGNYYGTLKSEVENRLAKGENVILEIDVQGGLQVRDQYPDANLIFFKTPTNADLEARLRGRKTDSEETIQLRLANSIKELEYEKEYDMTIINYTVEQACEELKKIIEEKSK, from the coding sequence ATGTCAAAAGGAAATCTATATGTAGTATCTGGACCAAGTGGAGCTGGGAAATCAACTATATGCAGATTGGTTCGCAAAATGCTTGGAATTAATTTAGCAACTTCTGCTACTACTAGAGAGCCTAGAACAGGAGAAGTAGATGGAAGAGATTACTATTTTTTAACTAAAGAGGAATTTTTAAGAAAAGAAAAAAATGGAGATTTTTTAGAATATGCTACAGTACATGGAAATTACTACGGAACTTTAAAATCAGAGGTTGAAAATAGATTAGCTAAGGGAGAAAATGTAATACTAGAGATAGATGTACAAGGTGGACTACAAGTTAGAGATCAATACCCAGATGCAAATCTTATATTCTTTAAAACTCCTACTAATGCAGATTTAGAAGCAAGATTAAGAGGAAGAAAAACAGATAGTGAAGAGACTATTCAATTAAGACTTGCTAACTCTATAAAAGAATTAGAGTACGAAAAAGAGTATGATATGACAATAATAAATTATACTGTTGAACAAGCATGTGAAGAGTTGAAAAAAATTATTGAAGAGAAGAGTAAATAG
- the rpoZ gene encoding DNA-directed RNA polymerase subunit omega, with amino-acid sequence MKKEIIYDELLEKIPNKYILTIISGQRAREIGKGDQLLTKCSKKDTDVKKAFREILDGKIGYEFAEGKVEE; translated from the coding sequence ATGAAAAAAGAGATAATTTATGATGAACTTTTAGAAAAAATACCAAATAAATATATTTTAACTATTATAAGTGGACAAAGAGCAAGAGAGATTGGAAAAGGAGATCAATTATTAACTAAATGCAGTAAAAAAGATACTGATGTTAAAAAAGCTTTTAGAGAGATACTTGATGGAAAAATAGGATATGAGTTTGCAGAAGGAAAAGTTGAGGAATAA
- a CDS encoding sodium-translocating pyrophosphatase, producing the protein MEQMFIYVGIAAGIIALIAAFGYSKKVESYQINIPRVAEITDAIREGAMAFLVAEYKILVYFVIAVAVLLGIFLSPKVAITFVCGAITSAIAGNVGMRIATKANGRTSIAAKEGGLSKALDVAFAGGAVMGLSVVGLGMLLLTVMIMIFNADMSIVTGFGMGASSIALFARVGGGIYTKAADVGADLVGKVEAGIPEDDPRNPATIADNVGDNVGDVAGMGADLFESYVGSIIAAMTIGATLAASRGNVGYLVAPLLIAAFGIVTSVIATLTVKTNNPDEVYHKLENGTRIAGVLSLVASFGIIKYLGLEMGIFYAIVAGLVAGLIIAYFTGLYTDTGKKAVNRIADAAKTGPATTIIEGLAVGMESTVAPIVIIAIAIIVAYMASKDISGIYGISVAAVGMLASTGMVVAVDAYGPVADNAGGIAEMSELPHEVRECTDKLDAVGNSTAAVGKGFAIGSAALTALSLFAAYKEAVQASTDFDFVIEVTNPEVIVGLFIGGMLTFLFSALTMTAVGKAAMEMVEEVRRQFREIPGIMEGKGKPDYKRCVEISTHSSLKEMILPGILAIVVPVGIGLWSVAALGGLLAGSLVTGVLMAIMMANAGGAWDNAKKQIEAGYKGDGKGSDRHKAAVVGDTVGDPFKDTSGPALNILIKLMSIVALVLVPLFVKFM; encoded by the coding sequence ATGGAACAAATGTTTATTTACGTTGGGATAGCCGCTGGGATTATAGCTCTAATTGCAGCATTTGGTTATTCTAAAAAAGTGGAAAGTTATCAAATTAACATTCCAAGAGTAGCAGAAATAACTGATGCTATTAGAGAGGGAGCTATGGCTTTCCTAGTTGCTGAATACAAAATACTAGTATATTTTGTAATCGCAGTTGCTGTATTATTAGGAATTTTCTTAAGCCCTAAAGTTGCTATCACATTCGTATGTGGAGCTATTACTTCTGCAATCGCTGGAAACGTAGGAATGAGAATTGCTACTAAAGCAAACGGAAGAACTTCAATAGCTGCTAAAGAAGGAGGACTTTCAAAAGCTCTAGACGTTGCATTTGCTGGAGGAGCTGTAATGGGTCTTTCTGTTGTTGGACTTGGAATGCTTTTATTAACAGTTATGATAATGATATTCAATGCTGATATGTCAATCGTTACTGGATTCGGAATGGGAGCTTCATCAATCGCTCTATTTGCAAGAGTTGGAGGAGGAATCTACACTAAAGCTGCAGACGTTGGAGCTGACCTTGTTGGTAAAGTAGAAGCTGGAATCCCTGAAGATGACCCTAGAAACCCTGCTACAATCGCTGACAACGTTGGAGATAACGTTGGAGACGTTGCTGGAATGGGAGCAGACTTATTTGAATCTTATGTTGGATCAATAATCGCTGCTATGACAATTGGAGCTACTTTAGCAGCATCAAGAGGAAATGTTGGATACCTAGTTGCACCTCTATTAATCGCTGCTTTCGGAATTGTAACTTCAGTTATAGCTACATTAACAGTTAAAACTAACAATCCTGATGAAGTTTACCACAAACTTGAAAACGGAACAAGAATTGCTGGAGTACTTTCTCTAGTTGCTTCATTTGGAATTATTAAATACTTAGGATTAGAAATGGGAATATTCTATGCTATCGTTGCTGGACTAGTGGCAGGATTAATCATAGCATACTTCACAGGACTATATACAGATACTGGTAAAAAAGCAGTTAACAGAATTGCTGATGCTGCTAAAACTGGACCAGCTACAACTATAATCGAAGGATTAGCAGTTGGAATGGAATCAACAGTTGCACCTATCGTTATAATTGCTATCGCTATTATCGTTGCTTACATGGCATCTAAAGATATCTCAGGAATCTATGGAATTTCAGTAGCAGCAGTTGGAATGCTAGCAAGTACAGGAATGGTTGTTGCAGTTGACGCTTATGGACCAGTAGCAGATAACGCTGGAGGAATCGCAGAAATGTCTGAATTACCTCACGAAGTAAGAGAATGTACAGATAAACTTGACGCAGTTGGAAACTCAACAGCAGCAGTTGGAAAAGGATTCGCTATTGGATCAGCAGCTCTTACAGCTCTATCTCTATTTGCAGCTTATAAAGAAGCAGTTCAAGCTTCTACAGACTTCGACTTCGTTATTGAAGTAACTAACCCAGAAGTTATAGTTGGACTATTCATCGGAGGAATGTTAACATTCTTATTCTCAGCTCTTACTATGACTGCAGTTGGTAAAGCAGCTATGGAAATGGTTGAAGAAGTTAGAAGACAATTTAGAGAAATTCCTGGAATCATGGAAGGAAAAGGAAAACCTGACTATAAGAGATGTGTTGAAATTTCTACTCACTCTTCATTAAAAGAAATGATTCTACCTGGAATCCTTGCTATAGTTGTTCCAGTAGGAATTGGACTTTGGTCAGTAGCAGCTCTTGGAGGATTACTAGCTGGATCTCTTGTAACTGGTGTACTTATGGCTATCATGATGGCTAACGCTGGAGGAGCTTGGGACAACGCTAAGAAACAAATCGAAGCTGGATACAAAGGTGACGGTAAAGGTTCTGACAGACATAAAGCAGCAGTAGTTGGAGATACAGTAGGAGATCCATTCAAAGATACTTCTGGACCAGCTCTAAACATCCTTATTAAATTAATGAGTATTGTTGCTCTTGTACTAGTACCATTATTTGTTAAATTTATGTAA